One segment of Enterobacter ludwigii DNA contains the following:
- a CDS encoding glycerone kinase, with protein sequence MSRFFFNDRKQLVNDAIEGILISAPHANLVKLDIDPAIRVVARSDWDKSRVAVISGGGSGHEPAHAGFVGKGMLTAAVCGDLFASPSVDAVLNAIVAVTGDRGCLLIVKNYTGDRLNFGLAAEKAKRYGLKVEMVIVADDIALPENKQPRGIAGTALVHKIAGYAAEHGKSLTEVRDIAQQACDNLWSLGVAMQTCNLPGSDDEEGRIKQGHVELGLGIHGEPGASVVDTQNSKAIIDTLVEPLKAQAGNGRFAVLINNLGGVSALEMALLTKELAHSALKENIAYLIGPAPLVSALDMKGFSLTLLKLNDLFEKALHEEVETLGWQKPVAFAPLRVQEHSAIHDRVEYTASDNPRVAEIVSTVTQTLIQLENRLNALDAKVGDGDTGSTFAQGARDIAQRLEKKQLPLNDVSTLLLLVGERLATVMGGSSGVLMSIFFTAAGQTLHDGQPLPEALFSGLAQMKQYGGADLGDRTLIDALQPALEALQKGDLQAAAQAANAGAEATANMVKAGAGRSSYVNKENLEGVTDPGAVAVAEVFKAMTAAKR encoded by the coding sequence ATGTCCAGATTCTTCTTTAACGATCGCAAACAGCTGGTCAACGACGCCATCGAAGGCATACTGATTTCGGCACCACACGCTAATCTCGTCAAACTTGATATCGACCCGGCCATTCGGGTGGTGGCGCGCAGCGACTGGGATAAAAGCCGGGTGGCGGTCATTTCAGGCGGTGGCTCTGGTCACGAACCTGCACACGCCGGGTTTGTCGGCAAAGGGATGCTCACGGCAGCGGTGTGCGGGGATCTTTTTGCTTCGCCGAGCGTTGATGCGGTGCTGAACGCCATTGTGGCGGTAACGGGCGATCGGGGTTGTCTGCTGATCGTGAAAAATTACACCGGCGACCGGCTTAATTTCGGCCTGGCGGCAGAAAAAGCCAAGCGCTATGGCCTGAAGGTCGAGATGGTCATTGTCGCCGATGATATTGCCCTGCCGGAGAACAAGCAGCCGCGCGGTATCGCCGGTACGGCACTGGTACATAAAATCGCGGGCTATGCGGCAGAGCACGGCAAATCACTGACCGAGGTGCGCGATATCGCGCAACAGGCTTGCGATAATCTCTGGAGCCTGGGCGTGGCAATGCAAACCTGTAACCTGCCGGGCAGTGATGATGAAGAGGGGCGGATCAAGCAGGGGCACGTGGAGCTGGGGCTCGGGATCCACGGGGAGCCTGGTGCCTCGGTTGTCGATACGCAAAACAGCAAAGCCATCATCGACACGCTGGTCGAGCCGCTCAAAGCGCAGGCCGGTAACGGGCGTTTTGCCGTGCTTATCAATAACCTCGGCGGCGTGTCGGCGCTGGAGATGGCGTTGCTCACCAAAGAGCTGGCCCACTCGGCGCTGAAAGAAAATATCGCTTATCTGATTGGTCCGGCACCGCTGGTGAGTGCCCTGGATATGAAAGGCTTTTCGCTGACGTTGCTGAAGCTTAACGATCTGTTCGAAAAAGCTCTCCATGAAGAGGTGGAGACGTTGGGCTGGCAGAAGCCGGTGGCGTTTGCGCCGCTGCGCGTGCAGGAACATAGCGCGATCCATGACCGCGTGGAATATACCGCCTCGGACAATCCACGGGTCGCAGAGATCGTCTCCACGGTCACGCAGACGCTGATCCAGCTGGAAAACCGCCTCAATGCGCTGGATGCCAAAGTGGGTGATGGCGATACGGGCTCTACCTTTGCGCAAGGGGCGCGGGATATTGCGCAGCGTCTGGAGAAGAAACAGCTTCCGCTAAATGATGTGTCGACGCTGTTGCTGCTGGTTGGCGAGCGGCTGGCAACGGTTATGGGGGGCTCAAGCGGTGTGCTGATGTCGATCTTCTTTACCGCTGCCGGGCAGACGTTGCACGACGGTCAGCCGTTGCCGGAAGCGCTCTTCAGCGGGCTGGCGCAGATGAAGCAGTATGGTGGGGCAGATCTTGGCGATCGCACCTTGATCGATGCCCTGCAACCGGCGCTGGAGGCATTGCAGAAAGGCGACCTTCAGGCTGCTGCGCAGGCTGCGAACGCGGGCGCTGAGGCGACAGCGAATATGGTGAAAGCAGGTGCCGGACGTTCGTCGTATGTCAACAAAGAGAACCTGGAGGGTGTGACCGACCCGGGGGCCGTGGCGGTGGCAGAGGTGTTCAAGGCAATGACCGCAGCAAAACGGTAG
- a CDS encoding valine--tRNA ligase, translating to MEKTYNPRDIEQPLYEHWEQQGYFKPNGDESKESFCIMIPPPNVTGSLHMGHAFQQTIMDTMIRYQRMQGKNTLWQAGTDHAGIATQMVVERKIAAEEGKTRHDYGRDAFIDKIWQWKAESGGTITRQMRRLGNSVDWERERFTMDEGLSNAVKEVFVRLYKEDLIYRGKRLVNWDPKLRTAISDLEVENRESKGSMWHIRYPLADGAKTADGKDYLVVATTRPETLLGDTGVAVNPEDPRYKDLIGKFVVLPLVNRRIPVVGDEHADMEKGTGCVKITPAHDFNDYEVGRRHALPMINILTFDGDIRESAEVYDTKGNESDVYSSDIPAEFQKMERFAARKAIVAAVDALGLLEEIKPHDLTVPYGDRGGVVIEPMLTDQWYVRADVLAKPAVEAVENGDIQFVPKQYENMYFSWMRDIQDWCISRQLWWGHRIPAWYDSEGNVYVGRSEDEVRQENNLSADVALRQDEDVLDTWFSSALWTFSTLGWPENTDALRQFHPTSVMVSGFDIIFFWIARMIMMTMHFIKDENGKPQVPFHTVYMTGLIRDDEGQKMSKSKGNVIDPLDMVDGISLEELLEKRTGNMMQPQLAEKIRKRTEKQFPNGIEPHGTDALRFTLAALASTGRDINWDMKRLEGYRNFCNKLWNASRFVLMNTEDQDCGFNGGEMTLSLADRWILAEFNQTVKAFREALDSYRFDIAAGILYEFTWNQFCDWYLELAKPVMNGGSEAELRGTRNTLITVLEGLLRLAHPIIPFITETIWQRVKVIAGINADTIMLQPFPEFDAAKVDEAASADTEWLKQAIVAVRNIRAEMNIAPGKPLELLLRGCSEAAVRRVTENNTFLKTMARLESITVLPADDKGPVSVTKIIDGAELLIPMAGLIDKDAELARLAKEVAKVDVEIGKIESKLANEGFVARAPEAVIAKERERLVAFADAKTKLIEQQAVIAAL from the coding sequence ATGGAAAAGACATATAACCCACGCGATATCGAACAGCCGCTTTACGAGCACTGGGAACAGCAGGGCTATTTCAAGCCTAACGGCGATGAAAGCAAAGAGTCCTTCTGCATCATGATCCCACCGCCGAACGTCACCGGCAGTTTGCATATGGGTCATGCCTTCCAGCAGACCATCATGGATACCATGATCCGCTACCAGCGCATGCAGGGCAAAAACACCCTGTGGCAGGCGGGGACTGACCACGCGGGTATCGCGACCCAGATGGTGGTTGAGCGTAAAATTGCCGCTGAAGAAGGTAAAACCCGCCACGACTACGGTCGCGACGCGTTCATCGATAAAATCTGGCAGTGGAAAGCAGAATCCGGCGGTACCATCACCCGTCAGATGCGCCGTCTTGGCAACTCCGTGGACTGGGAGCGCGAGCGCTTCACCATGGACGAAGGCCTTTCCAACGCCGTTAAAGAAGTGTTTGTCCGTCTGTACAAAGAAGACCTGATTTACCGTGGCAAGCGCCTGGTAAACTGGGACCCTAAACTGCGCACCGCTATCTCCGACCTGGAAGTGGAAAACCGTGAGTCTAAAGGCTCCATGTGGCATATCCGCTATCCGCTGGCCGACGGCGCTAAAACGGCAGACGGTAAAGATTACCTGGTGGTAGCGACCACCCGTCCGGAAACCCTGCTGGGCGATACCGGCGTGGCCGTTAACCCGGAAGATCCGCGTTATAAAGATCTGATTGGTAAATTCGTGGTGCTGCCGCTGGTTAACCGCCGCATTCCCGTTGTGGGCGATGAACACGCCGACATGGAAAAAGGCACCGGCTGTGTGAAAATCACCCCGGCACACGACTTCAACGACTACGAAGTGGGCCGTCGTCACGCCCTGCCAATGATCAACATTCTGACGTTCGACGGTGATATCCGTGAAAGCGCGGAAGTGTATGACACCAAAGGTAACGAATCCGACGTTTACTCCAGCGACATTCCGGCTGAATTCCAGAAAATGGAACGTTTTGCCGCGCGTAAAGCGATTGTCGCTGCAGTGGATGCACTCGGCCTGCTGGAAGAGATCAAACCTCACGATCTGACCGTGCCGTACGGTGACCGTGGTGGTGTTGTTATCGAGCCAATGCTGACCGACCAGTGGTACGTGCGCGCCGACGTGCTGGCGAAACCGGCTGTTGAAGCGGTCGAGAACGGCGACATCCAGTTTGTGCCGAAGCAGTATGAAAACATGTACTTCTCCTGGATGCGTGATATTCAGGACTGGTGTATCTCCCGTCAGCTGTGGTGGGGCCACCGTATCCCGGCCTGGTACGACAGCGAAGGCAACGTCTATGTTGGCCGCAGCGAAGATGAAGTTCGTCAGGAAAACAACCTGAGTGCCGATGTCGCCCTGCGTCAGGACGAAGACGTACTGGACACCTGGTTCTCCTCCGCACTGTGGACCTTCTCCACGCTGGGCTGGCCGGAGAACACCGACGCGCTGCGTCAGTTCCACCCAACCAGCGTGATGGTGTCCGGCTTCGACATCATCTTCTTCTGGATCGCCCGCATGATCATGATGACCATGCACTTCATCAAAGATGAAAACGGCAAGCCACAGGTTCCGTTCCATACCGTCTACATGACCGGTCTGATTCGTGACGACGAAGGCCAGAAGATGTCCAAGTCCAAGGGTAACGTTATCGACCCGCTGGACATGGTTGACGGTATCTCCCTCGAAGAGCTGCTGGAAAAACGTACCGGCAACATGATGCAACCGCAGCTGGCAGAGAAGATCCGCAAGCGTACTGAGAAACAGTTCCCGAATGGGATCGAACCTCACGGTACTGACGCCCTGCGTTTCACTCTGGCGGCACTGGCTTCAACCGGTCGTGACATCAACTGGGACATGAAGCGCCTGGAAGGTTACCGTAACTTCTGTAACAAGCTGTGGAACGCCAGCCGCTTCGTGCTGATGAACACCGAAGATCAGGATTGCGGCTTCAACGGCGGCGAGATGACCCTGTCTCTGGCCGATCGCTGGATCCTGGCAGAGTTCAACCAGACGGTAAAAGCCTTCCGCGAAGCGCTGGACAGCTACCGCTTCGATATCGCGGCGGGCATTCTGTATGAATTCACCTGGAACCAGTTCTGTGACTGGTACCTGGAGCTGGCAAAACCGGTAATGAACGGCGGTTCTGAAGCGGAACTGCGCGGTACGCGCAACACGCTGATTACCGTTCTGGAAGGTCTGCTGCGTCTGGCGCACCCGATTATTCCATTCATCACCGAAACCATCTGGCAGCGTGTGAAAGTGATTGCCGGCATCAACGCCGACACTATCATGCTGCAGCCGTTCCCGGAATTCGATGCAGCGAAGGTCGATGAAGCGGCGTCAGCCGATACCGAATGGCTGAAACAGGCGATCGTGGCGGTACGTAATATCCGTGCCGAAATGAACATCGCCCCGGGTAAACCTCTGGAGCTGCTGCTGCGCGGTTGCAGTGAGGCTGCTGTTCGCCGTGTCACCGAGAACAACACCTTCCTGAAAACCATGGCGCGTCTGGAAAGCATCACCGTGCTGCCTGCGGATGACAAAGGTCCGGTATCCGTGACCAAAATCATCGACGGCGCCGAGCTGCTGATCCCGATGGCAGGTCTTATCGACAAAGACGCTGAGCTGGCCCGTCTGGCAAAAGAAGTGGCTAAGGTCGATGTGGAAATTGGCAAAATCGAAAGCAAACTGGCGAACGAAGGCTTTGTTGCCCGCGCGCCGGAAGCGGTTATCGCGAAAGAGCGTGAGCGTCTGGTTGCCTTCGCCGATGCTAAGACCAAACTGATCGAGCAGCAGGCGGTTATTGCAGCCCTGTAA
- the holC gene encoding DNA polymerase III subunit chi, translating to MKNATFYLLDNDTHQDGLSAVEQLVCEIAAERWRAGKRVLIACEDEQQAIRLDEALWARPPESFVPHNLSGEGPRGGAPVEIAWPQKRNSSARDILISLRIDFADFATAFTEVVDFVPYEESLKQLARERYKAYRLAGFNLNTATWK from the coding sequence ATGAAGAATGCAACGTTCTACCTTCTGGACAACGACACCCATCAGGACGGCCTCAGCGCAGTTGAACAGCTGGTGTGTGAAATTGCCGCAGAACGTTGGCGCGCAGGTAAACGCGTTCTGATTGCCTGCGAAGATGAGCAGCAGGCCATCCGCCTTGACGAAGCACTCTGGGCACGCCCGCCGGAGAGTTTTGTTCCGCATAATCTGTCTGGCGAAGGCCCTCGTGGCGGCGCACCGGTAGAGATTGCCTGGCCGCAAAAGCGCAACAGCAGCGCGCGCGATATTCTGATTAGCCTGCGGATAGATTTTGCAGATTTTGCCACCGCTTTCACAGAAGTGGTAGACTTTGTCCCTTACGAAGAATCTTTGAAACAACTGGCGCGCGAACGCTATAAAGCGTACCGCCTGGCTGGTTTTAACCTGAATACGGCAACCTGGAAATAA
- the ahr gene encoding NADPH-dependent aldehyde reductase Ahr, whose product MSKIKSYAAPQAGAELELYEYDAGDLKAEDVEVQVDYCGICHSDLSMIDNEWGFSQYPLIAGHEVIGRVVALGSAAQDKGLKVGQRVGIGWTARSCGHCDACISGNQINCLEGAVPTILNKGGFADKLRADWQWVIPLPDSIDIESAGPLLCGGITVFKPLLMHHVTATSRVGVIGIGGLGHIAIKLLHAMGCEVTAFSSNPAKEKEVLAMGADKVVNSRDPQALKSLAGQFDLIINTVNVDLDWQPYFEALAHGGNFHTVGAVMKPLPVPAFTLIGGDRSVSGSATGTPFELRKLMKFAGRTKVAPTTELYPMSKINEAIQHVRDGKARYRVVLKADF is encoded by the coding sequence ATGTCGAAGATAAAAAGCTACGCCGCACCGCAGGCGGGTGCAGAACTTGAGCTGTACGAATACGATGCGGGCGACCTAAAAGCAGAAGACGTCGAAGTGCAGGTTGATTACTGCGGGATCTGCCACTCCGATCTCTCCATGATCGACAATGAATGGGGCTTCTCACAGTATCCACTGATTGCCGGCCACGAAGTCATTGGCCGCGTTGTGGCGCTCGGTAGCGCCGCACAGGACAAAGGGCTGAAGGTCGGCCAGCGCGTGGGTATTGGCTGGACGGCGCGCAGCTGTGGTCACTGCGATGCCTGTATCAGCGGTAACCAAATTAACTGCCTCGAAGGCGCAGTCCCTACCATTCTGAACAAAGGCGGTTTCGCCGATAAACTGCGTGCCGACTGGCAATGGGTTATTCCCCTGCCGGACAGCATTGATATCGAATCTGCCGGTCCGCTGCTGTGCGGCGGTATCACCGTATTCAAACCGCTGCTGATGCATCATGTCACCGCCACCAGCCGTGTGGGTGTCATCGGGATTGGTGGTCTGGGCCATATCGCAATTAAACTGCTGCATGCGATGGGCTGTGAAGTCACGGCGTTTAGCTCGAACCCGGCCAAAGAGAAAGAAGTGCTGGCGATGGGGGCGGATAAGGTAGTCAACAGCCGCGATCCGCAAGCGCTCAAATCGCTGGCAGGTCAGTTTGATCTGATCATCAATACCGTTAACGTCGATCTCGACTGGCAACCGTACTTTGAAGCGCTGGCCCACGGCGGTAACTTCCACACCGTCGGTGCGGTGATGAAACCGCTGCCGGTGCCTGCGTTTACGCTGATCGGGGGGGATCGCAGCGTCTCCGGTTCAGCAACCGGTACGCCGTTCGAATTGCGCAAACTGATGAAGTTTGCCGGACGCACTAAAGTGGCGCCCACCACCGAACTGTATCCGATGTCTAAGATCAACGAAGCTATCCAGCATGTGCGTGACGGTAAAGCCCGTTATCGCGTGGTGTTGAAAGCGGATTTTTGA
- a CDS encoding helicase HerA-like C-terminal domain-containing protein, translating into MSTPLLIARTLDKELFLLPAMANRHGLITGATGTGKTVTLQKLAESLSEIGVPVFMADVKGDLTGVAQEGTPSEKLLDRLKNIGITDWTPHNNPVVLWDIFGEKGHPVRATVSDLGPLLLARLLNLNDVQSGVLNIIFRIADDQGLLLLDFKDLRAITQYIGDNAKSFQNQYGNISSASVGAIQRGLLTLEQQGAEHFFGEPMLDIKDWMRTDSNGKGIINILSSEKLYQMPKLYAASLLWLLSELYEQLPEAGDLDKPKLVFFFDEAHLLFNDAPQVLLDKIEQVIRLIRSKGVGVWFVSQNPSDIPDNVLGQLGNRVQHALRAFTPKDQKAVKAAAQTMRANPAFDTEAAIQALGTGEALISFLDAKGSPSVVERAMVIAPCSRMGPVTDDERNGLINRSPLYGKYEDDVDRESAFEMLQKGVQATTESQDAPAAKGQSVAVDDGILGGLKDILFGTTGPRGGKRDGVVQTMAKSAARQVTNQIVRGMLGSLLGGRRR; encoded by the coding sequence ATGAGTACACCATTGTTAATTGCCCGCACGCTGGACAAAGAGCTGTTTTTACTGCCCGCGATGGCCAACCGCCACGGTCTCATCACCGGGGCCACCGGGACGGGGAAAACCGTGACCCTGCAGAAGCTGGCAGAGTCGCTTTCAGAGATTGGCGTACCGGTCTTTATGGCCGATGTAAAAGGCGATTTAACCGGTGTGGCTCAGGAAGGCACTCCCTCCGAAAAACTGCTCGACCGACTCAAAAATATCGGCATCACGGACTGGACACCGCACAACAATCCGGTCGTGTTATGGGATATCTTTGGTGAGAAAGGTCACCCGGTACGTGCAACCGTCTCCGATCTTGGTCCGCTGCTGCTGGCTCGTCTGCTCAACCTCAACGATGTGCAGTCCGGTGTGCTGAATATCATCTTCCGTATTGCCGACGACCAGGGTCTGCTGTTACTTGATTTCAAAGATCTGCGGGCCATTACCCAGTACATCGGTGATAACGCCAAATCGTTCCAAAACCAGTACGGTAATATCAGCAGCGCCTCAGTCGGGGCCATCCAGCGCGGGTTACTGACCCTGGAGCAACAGGGTGCCGAACATTTCTTTGGCGAGCCGATGCTGGATATCAAGGACTGGATGCGCACCGACAGCAACGGGAAAGGCATCATCAATATTCTGAGCTCAGAGAAGCTCTACCAGATGCCGAAGCTCTACGCCGCCAGCCTGCTGTGGCTGCTCTCTGAACTGTACGAGCAGTTACCCGAAGCCGGCGATCTCGACAAACCCAAGCTGGTCTTCTTCTTCGACGAAGCGCACCTGCTGTTTAACGATGCGCCTCAGGTTCTGCTGGATAAGATTGAACAGGTGATCCGCCTGATCCGCTCTAAAGGCGTCGGCGTCTGGTTTGTTTCGCAAAACCCGTCCGATATTCCTGACAACGTGCTGGGACAGCTTGGCAACCGCGTACAGCATGCCCTGCGCGCCTTTACGCCGAAAGATCAGAAGGCCGTCAAAGCCGCCGCGCAAACCATGCGAGCGAACCCGGCATTTGATACCGAAGCGGCCATCCAGGCGTTGGGCACCGGTGAAGCGCTTATCTCTTTCCTGGATGCAAAAGGCAGCCCGTCCGTTGTGGAGCGCGCAATGGTGATTGCCCCTTGCTCCCGGATGGGACCCGTGACGGACGATGAACGCAACGGCCTGATTAACCGCTCCCCGCTGTATGGTAAGTATGAGGACGACGTGGATCGCGAGTCGGCATTCGAGATGCTGCAAAAAGGGGTTCAGGCCACCACCGAATCCCAGGACGCACCTGCCGCCAAAGGCCAGTCTGTTGCCGTGGACGACGGCATCCTGGGCGGGCTTAAGGATATCCTGTTTGGTACAACCGGACCACGCGGCGGCAAACGCGATGGCGTCGTGCAGACCATGGCGAAAAGTGCAGCGCGTCAGGTCACGAATCAGATTGTACGCGGCATGCTGGGGAGCCTGTTAGGCGGTCGTCGCCGGTAA
- a CDS encoding TIGR01212 family radical SAM protein (This family includes YhcC from E. coli K-12, an uncharacterized radical SAM protein.) — protein sequence MQLQKLVNMFGGDLLQRYGQKVHKLTLHGGFSCPNRDGTIGRGGCTFCNVASFADEAQQHRSIVEQLSHQAGLVNRAKQYLAYFQAYTSTWAEVQVLRSMYQQAVSQASIVGLCVGTRPDCVPEAVLDLLSEYKEQGYEIWLELGLQSAHAKTLHRINRGHDFACYQRTTRLARERGLKVCSHLIVGLPGEGQQHGLETLEKVVETGVDGIKLHPLHIVKGSIMAKAWEAGRLTGIELDAYTMTAGEMIRHTPPEIVYHRISASARRPTLLAPLWCENRWTGMVEIDRYLQEHGVQGSALGRPWVPRLPATTA from the coding sequence ATGCAGTTACAGAAATTAGTCAATATGTTTGGTGGGGATCTTTTGCAGCGTTATGGGCAAAAGGTTCACAAGCTGACGCTGCATGGCGGTTTTAGCTGCCCGAACCGTGACGGGACGATCGGGCGCGGGGGCTGTACTTTCTGTAATGTGGCGTCTTTTGCTGACGAAGCGCAGCAGCATCGTTCCATCGTCGAACAGCTGTCCCATCAGGCGGGTCTGGTCAACCGTGCGAAACAGTATCTGGCCTATTTCCAGGCCTACACTAGCACATGGGCGGAAGTACAGGTCTTGCGCTCCATGTATCAGCAGGCGGTAAGTCAGGCCAGTATCGTAGGGCTGTGTGTGGGCACCCGCCCGGACTGCGTGCCGGAAGCGGTACTGGACCTGCTCAGCGAGTACAAGGAACAAGGGTATGAGATCTGGCTGGAGCTGGGCCTGCAAAGTGCGCACGCCAAAACTCTGCACCGCATCAACCGTGGGCATGATTTCGCCTGTTACCAGCGCACCACACGTCTCGCGCGTGAGCGTGGGCTAAAGGTGTGCTCGCACCTGATTGTCGGCCTGCCAGGCGAAGGGCAGCAGCACGGTCTTGAGACACTGGAAAAGGTGGTCGAGACCGGTGTGGACGGAATTAAGCTGCATCCACTGCACATCGTAAAGGGCAGTATCATGGCCAAAGCCTGGGAAGCCGGGCGCTTAACCGGTATTGAGCTTGATGCGTATACGATGACGGCGGGGGAGATGATTCGGCACACCCCACCGGAGATTGTCTACCACCGCATCTCCGCCAGCGCCCGCCGTCCAACGCTTCTTGCACCGCTCTGGTGTGAGAACCGCTGGACGGGGATGGTTGAAATCGACCGTTATCTGCAAGAGCACGGCGTACAGGGGTCGGCGCTTGGTCGCCCCTGGGTTCCCCGCTTACCGGCGACGACCGCCTAA
- a CDS encoding GNAT family N-acetyltransferase, protein MSVITPVATTMRRITEQDNPAIAAVIRTVSAEYGLTADKGYTVADPNLDELFQLYSQPGYAYWVIEQNGQVVGGGGVAPLSCSEPDICELQKMYFLPSVRGQGLAKKLALIALEHARTQGFKRCYLETTAFLKEAIGLYEHLGFTHIDAPLGCTGHVDCEVRMLKTL, encoded by the coding sequence ATGAGCGTGATTACCCCCGTCGCGACGACGATGCGTCGGATCACTGAGCAGGACAACCCGGCTATTGCCGCCGTTATCCGAACGGTTTCCGCAGAGTATGGCCTGACCGCCGACAAAGGCTATACCGTTGCCGACCCGAATCTGGATGAGCTGTTTCAGTTGTACAGCCAGCCGGGCTACGCCTATTGGGTTATTGAGCAGAACGGCCAGGTCGTGGGCGGCGGTGGCGTGGCGCCTTTAAGCTGCAGCGAGCCGGATATCTGCGAACTGCAAAAAATGTATTTTCTGCCGTCGGTACGCGGGCAAGGGCTGGCGAAAAAGCTGGCGCTTATCGCCCTTGAACATGCGCGTACTCAGGGTTTTAAACGCTGTTACCTGGAAACAACCGCCTTCCTCAAAGAGGCCATTGGCCTGTATGAACATCTGGGCTTTACGCATATTGATGCGCCGCTGGGCTGTACCGGCCACGTCGATTGCGAAGTCAGAATGCTGAAAACTCTGTAA